A window from Deinococcus sp. YIM 134068 encodes these proteins:
- a CDS encoding NAD(P)-dependent oxidoreductase, with protein MNILLLGATGMVGSRILTEARSRGHTVTAASRHGETRVDANDPDALRQLLAGQDVLIVALGPSRTDPDAPRLVDTYRRILEAARTTGTRTLFVGGAGSLEVAPGVRLVDTPEFPDAYKPEALQAAEALAFLRGEEGFAWTYISPAADIQPGERTGEYRTTGEELLTDEGGRSYISAEDYAVALLDEVEIPRHPAGRFGVAY; from the coding sequence ATGAACATCCTGCTTCTCGGTGCCACCGGCATGGTCGGCTCCCGCATTCTGACGGAGGCACGCTCGCGCGGGCATACCGTCACCGCCGCCTCCCGCCACGGGGAGACGCGCGTGGACGCGAACGACCCGGACGCCCTGCGCCAGTTGCTCGCCGGTCAGGACGTGCTGATCGTCGCCCTCGGTCCCAGCCGCACCGACCCGGACGCGCCCCGGCTGGTGGACACCTACCGCCGCATCCTGGAGGCGGCCCGGACGACCGGCACCCGCACCCTCTTCGTGGGCGGCGCGGGCAGCCTGGAAGTCGCGCCCGGCGTGCGCCTCGTGGACACGCCGGAGTTTCCCGACGCCTACAAGCCCGAGGCGTTGCAAGCCGCCGAGGCCCTCGCCTTCCTGCGCGGCGAGGAGGGCTTCGCGTGGACCTACATCAGCCCCGCCGCCGACATTCAGCCCGGCGAGCGCACGGGCGAGTACCGGACGACCGGCGAGGAGTTGCTGACCGATGAGGGGGGACGAAGTTATATCAGCGCCGAGGATTACGCGGTCGCGCTGCTCGACGAGGTGGAGATTCCCCGGCATCCGGCGGGCCGCTTCGGCGTGGCGTACTGA
- a CDS encoding phospholipase D-like domain-containing protein codes for MRLLPRHSPSSQAARLALSALAGLLLAGVLARGAVSVVLAVVPPGQPYVRAVVGTLAALASVVLSFGAAGALSARALPLARLGLTRAQARARAGLAAGATAGLLVVPVGGLMGLAGVYRGGLLGDTLGGAQLALLVTLACTVYGLISGAVLGLLTLRAGLAWRPALGGAVGFGAVGAIGGTLLGWVGVPDVLAGGGWTLLALLAAFVVALQVVGDSAVAAGIDAAANSARHDTADDRQLKLTLAALGLSLLGVWGLAERAVSFAQTRPGRAEPLAVPAVSGLRCPAPTDPLELAVWRVTTGGGRPDLSCGTAFLGFLHTPNPDPAYSTQPPTPHGGFDGLATQIAGARREVLFAVMEWADDPRRGPGAVIAGGVAELYRRVEAAPSAYPDGVTVRVALGNFPVTANLEWGSQVYAATRDLLAAGVPLRDENLGWRVEVANYAGTFPHSHAKLLVTDGVWLTVMGFNVGPLHLPSATTGGHGGDVRDLGVRVRGPVARDGLTVFDDLWTRSTTLECGPDVTPRTVRASCRSGEAGVAGHPQGTDRLRPTPAGDERAFSLYRREGFQMADEALVALLDASRTSVDLMHVSFSMNVRCNLALLNPRLCTYDDAPPWMRALVRAAERGVTIRALLYEHSFLGLENRIGLAALRRELRRRGLEGRLEARWYGGGLHAKTMLVDGRMLTVGSQNLHYSSWTPRGLNEYTLATTAPAAAAGYAREFAFLWGGSEEAELPGWLGGDGEE; via the coding sequence ATGCGCCTCCTGCCCCGCCACTCCCCGTCCTCGCAGGCCGCGCGGCTGGCGCTTTCGGCGTTGGCGGGGTTGCTGCTCGCCGGGGTGCTGGCGCGCGGGGCGGTCAGCGTGGTGCTGGCGGTGGTCCCGCCGGGCCAGCCCTACGTGCGGGCGGTCGTGGGGACCCTCGCCGCGCTGGCGAGCGTGGTGCTGAGCTTCGGGGCGGCGGGGGCGCTGTCGGCGCGGGCGCTGCCGCTGGCGCGGCTGGGGCTGACGCGCGCTCAGGCGCGGGCGCGGGCGGGCCTCGCGGCGGGGGCGACGGCGGGACTGCTCGTCGTGCCCGTGGGCGGGCTGATGGGGCTGGCGGGTGTGTACCGGGGCGGCCTGCTGGGGGACACGCTGGGCGGGGCACAACTCGCCCTCCTCGTCACGCTGGCCTGCACGGTGTACGGCCTGATCTCCGGGGCGGTCCTCGGCCTGCTCACCCTGCGGGCGGGGCTGGCGTGGCGGCCCGCTCTCGGTGGCGCGGTCGGCTTCGGGGCGGTGGGGGCTATCGGCGGAACGCTTCTCGGCTGGGTGGGCGTGCCCGACGTGCTCGCGGGCGGGGGGTGGACGCTCCTCGCCCTCCTCGCGGCCTTCGTGGTGGCGCTTCAGGTCGTGGGGGACAGCGCGGTTGCGGCGGGGATAGACGCGGCGGCGAACAGCGCCCGGCACGATACGGCGGACGACCGGCAGCTCAAGCTCACGCTCGCCGCGCTCGGCCTCTCGCTGCTGGGGGTGTGGGGCCTCGCGGAACGGGCCGTGAGCTTCGCACAGACGCGACCGGGCCGCGCCGAACCGCTCGCCGTGCCCGCCGTCTCCGGCCTGCGCTGCCCGGCCCCGACCGATCCCCTCGAACTCGCCGTGTGGCGCGTCACCACGGGCGGTGGGCGGCCCGACCTCTCGTGCGGGACCGCCTTCCTCGGCTTCCTCCACACGCCGAACCCCGACCCGGCATACAGCACGCAGCCCCCGACCCCGCATGGCGGCTTCGACGGCCTCGCCACACAGATCGCGGGCGCGAGGCGCGAGGTGCTGTTCGCGGTCATGGAGTGGGCGGACGACCCCCGGCGCGGGCCGGGCGCGGTCATTGCGGGCGGGGTGGCCGAGCTGTACCGCCGGGTGGAGGCTGCCCCTTCCGCCTATCCCGACGGCGTGACCGTGCGGGTGGCGCTGGGAAACTTCCCGGTCACGGCCAATCTGGAGTGGGGGTCGCAGGTGTACGCGGCGACGCGCGACCTCCTCGCGGCGGGCGTGCCCCTGCGCGACGAGAACCTCGGTTGGCGCGTCGAGGTCGCCAACTACGCGGGCACCTTCCCGCACAGCCACGCCAAGCTCCTCGTGACGGACGGCGTGTGGCTCACCGTGATGGGCTTCAACGTCGGGCCGCTCCACCTGCCCTCGGCCACCACGGGGGGGCACGGTGGCGACGTGCGCGACCTCGGCGTGAGGGTGCGCGGGCCGGTGGCGCGCGACGGCCTGACCGTCTTCGACGACCTGTGGACCCGCAGCACGACGCTGGAATGTGGTCCGGACGTGACGCCGCGCACCGTCCGCGCCTCGTGCCGCAGCGGGGAGGCGGGCGTGGCCGGGCATCCGCAGGGGACCGACCGCCTCCGCCCCACGCCTGCCGGGGACGAACGCGCCTTCAGCCTCTACCGCCGCGAGGGCTTCCAGATGGCCGACGAGGCGCTGGTGGCCCTGCTGGACGCCTCCCGCACGAGCGTGGACCTGATGCACGTCAGCTTCTCCATGAACGTGCGCTGCAACCTCGCGCTGCTCAACCCGCGCCTCTGCACTTACGACGACGCCCCGCCATGGATGCGTGCCCTCGTCCGGGCCGCCGAACGGGGCGTCACCATCCGCGCCCTCCTGTACGAACACAGCTTCCTGGGGCTGGAGAACCGCATCGGTCTCGCCGCCTTGCGCCGCGAGCTGCGGAGGCGCGGGCTGGAGGGGCGGCTGGAGGCCCGCTGGTATGGAGGTGGTCTCCACGCCAAGACGATGCTCGTGGACGGACGGATGCTCACGGTGGGGAGCCAGAACCTCCACTACTCCTCGTGGACGCCGCGCGGCCTGAACGAGTACACCCTCGCCACGACCGCGCCCGCCGCCGCTGCCGGATACGCGCGGGAGTTCGCCTTTCTGTGGGGTGGGTCGGAGGAAGCGGAGTTGCCGGGGTGGCTGGGAGGGGACGGGGAGGAGTGA